A stretch of the Clostridium botulinum genome encodes the following:
- a CDS encoding bifunctional 4-hydroxy-2-oxoglutarate aldolase/2-dehydro-3-deoxy-phosphogluconate aldolase, translating to MIKKIDILERIVDIGVVAVIRANSTKEAIKISESCIEGGIPAIEVTFTVKDADKVIRELKEEFPSNKLIVGAGTVLDSETARVAILNGAEYIVSPSFDLETAKLCNRYQIPYMAGCMTITEMIRAMEAGVDIVKLFPGSAYGPSIVKAIKDPIPQVPIMPTGGVSLDNVKEWIKNGCVAVGVGGSLTSGAKTGNYELITETAKKFVEEVKQARN from the coding sequence ATGATAAAAAAAATAGACATATTAGAGAGAATAGTTGATATTGGGGTTGTTGCTGTAATTAGAGCAAACTCTACAAAAGAGGCAATAAAGATATCAGAGTCTTGTATTGAGGGAGGCATTCCAGCTATAGAAGTAACATTTACTGTTAAAGATGCAGATAAAGTTATTAGGGAACTTAAAGAGGAGTTCCCTAGTAATAAATTAATAGTAGGAGCAGGAACAGTCTTAGATAGTGAAACAGCTAGAGTTGCTATTTTAAATGGAGCTGAGTATATAGTTAGTCCATCATTTGATTTGGAAACAGCAAAATTGTGTAATAGATATCAAATACCATACATGGCAGGTTGTATGACTATAACTGAGATGATTAGAGCCATGGAAGCTGGGGTAGATATTGTTAAATTATTTCCAGGAAGTGCTTATGGACCATCTATAGTAAAAGCTATAAAAGATCCTATACCTCAAGTTCCAATAATGCCAACAGGTGGAGTATCTTTAGATAATGTTAAAGAGTGGATAAAAAATGGTTGTGTAGCAGTTGGGGTTGGAGGAAGTTTAACCTCAGGAGCTAAAACTGGAAATTATGAGCTTATAACAGAGACAGCTAAAAAGTTTGTAGAAGAAGTTAAACAAGCAAGAAATTAG
- the kduD gene encoding 2-dehydro-3-deoxy-D-gluconate 5-dehydrogenase KduD: protein MDCSLNEFSMDFFSLKDKVVIVTGGNTGLGQGYSVALAKAGADLYIPTYDTDWDDTRKAIEAEGRKVQFIQVDLTKRENIDKVVDGCMKAYGKIDVLINNAGTIIRTPLLQYKDEDWDKVMDININAVYHLSQAVAKIMDKQGYGKIINVASMLAFQGGKFVPPYTASKHAVAGLTKAFANELGSKNIQVNAIAPGYIETANTAPIRADKERNAEILSRIPAGKWGKPFDLMGAMVFLCSKAADYMNGHILAVDGGWLVR from the coding sequence TTGGATTGCTCATTAAATGAATTTTCAATGGACTTCTTTTCATTAAAGGATAAAGTAGTTATAGTTACAGGAGGAAATACTGGACTTGGTCAAGGATATTCAGTAGCCTTAGCTAAAGCAGGAGCTGATTTATACATTCCAACTTATGATACTGATTGGGATGATACAAGAAAAGCAATAGAAGCTGAAGGAAGAAAAGTTCAATTTATTCAAGTGGATTTAACTAAAAGAGAAAATATAGACAAAGTTGTAGATGGTTGTATGAAAGCCTATGGAAAAATAGACGTTTTAATAAATAATGCAGGTACAATAATAAGAACTCCTCTTCTTCAGTATAAAGATGAAGACTGGGATAAAGTTATGGATATAAATATAAATGCTGTATATCATTTAAGTCAAGCTGTAGCTAAAATTATGGATAAACAGGGATATGGAAAAATAATAAATGTAGCTTCAATGCTTGCATTTCAAGGAGGAAAATTTGTTCCACCATATACAGCAAGTAAACATGCTGTTGCAGGACTAACAAAAGCATTTGCTAATGAATTAGGTAGCAAAAATATACAAGTAAATGCAATAGCACCAGGATATATAGAAACTGCAAATACAGCACCGATAAGAGCTGATAAAGAAAGAAATGCAGAAATATTATCAAGAATTCCAGCAGGTAAATGGGGTAAACCATTTGATTTAATGGGAGCAATGGTTTTCTTGTGTAGTAAGGCAGCAGATTATATGAATGGACATATATTAGCTGTAGACGGTGGCTGGTTAGTAAGATAG
- the kduI gene encoding 5-dehydro-4-deoxy-D-glucuronate isomerase, producing MDIRYANHPEDSKKYTTEELRKHYHVENIFKKDEISLTYSHVDRVVFGGAMPVDEELSLTAGKEMGVDFFLQRREMGVINVGGEGSIILDDSEYEMKKRDGLYIGMGIKEVKFKSKDNSNPAKFYINSVPAHKSYPIVKIDIKNANPVQCGEQANVNKRTIYQYVHPAVCESCQLLMGMTVLEPGNVWNTMPCHTHERRMEVYFYFDMDDETRVFHLMGEPQETRHIVMKNEEATISPSWSIHSGVGTASYTFIWGMCGENQTFDDMDHVKMQDLK from the coding sequence ATGGATATAAGATATGCTAATCATCCAGAAGATTCAAAGAAGTATACTACAGAGGAACTTAGAAAACATTATCATGTAGAAAACATATTTAAGAAAGACGAAATATCTTTAACTTATAGTCATGTTGATAGAGTTGTCTTTGGTGGAGCAATGCCTGTAGATGAAGAGTTATCTTTAACAGCAGGAAAAGAAATGGGAGTTGACTTCTTCCTACAAAGAAGAGAAATGGGAGTAATAAATGTTGGAGGAGAAGGAAGTATAATACTTGATGATTCTGAATATGAAATGAAAAAAAGAGATGGATTATATATAGGAATGGGAATAAAAGAAGTTAAGTTTAAATCTAAAGATAATAGTAATCCAGCTAAATTTTATATAAATTCTGTGCCAGCACATAAAAGTTATCCAATAGTAAAAATAGATATAAAAAATGCAAATCCTGTACAATGTGGAGAACAAGCAAACGTAAACAAAAGAACTATATATCAATATGTTCATCCAGCAGTATGTGAAAGTTGTCAATTATTAATGGGAATGACAGTGCTTGAACCAGGTAATGTTTGGAATACAATGCCATGTCATACTCATGAAAGAAGAATGGAAGTTTATTTCTATTTTGATATGGATGATGAAACAAGAGTATTTCACTTAATGGGAGAACCACAAGAAACTAGACATATAGTAATGAAAAACGAAGAAGCTACTATATCTCCAAGCTGGTCAATACATTCAGGCGTAGGTACTGCAAGCTATACATTTATTTGGGGAATGTGTGGAGAAAATCAGACATTTGATGATATGGATCATGTGAAAATGCAAGATTTAAAATAG
- a CDS encoding lactate utilization protein, with the protein MNKSKKWYYECKAKKTVKKLLEKKFDAMYVNSLQQAKDEVLKCIEKGASVAMGGSVTLNEMDMINIIRNGEYKFFDRFNPNLTFKEEVEVYRQGMLADYFITSTNAITENGELVNIDCTGNRAASMIFGPKKVIIVAGFNKIVENLDDALKRLKKIAPMNCKRLKGHNVTPCVQIGECTDCDIKQRMCNYISIVEHGGKFDGRFKVIIVGEEIGF; encoded by the coding sequence ATGAATAAATCAAAAAAATGGTATTATGAATGTAAAGCAAAAAAAACAGTTAAAAAATTATTAGAGAAAAAGTTTGATGCAATGTATGTAAATTCATTACAGCAAGCTAAAGATGAAGTCCTAAAATGTATAGAAAAAGGAGCATCTGTAGCTATGGGAGGGTCAGTTACTTTAAATGAAATGGATATGATAAATATCATAAGAAATGGAGAATACAAATTTTTTGATAGATTTAATCCCAATTTAACATTTAAAGAAGAGGTTGAAGTATATAGACAAGGTATGCTAGCAGACTATTTTATTACAAGTACAAATGCTATAACTGAAAATGGCGAACTTGTAAATATAGATTGTACAGGAAATAGGGCAGCAAGCATGATATTTGGACCTAAAAAAGTTATAATAGTTGCAGGTTTTAATAAAATTGTAGAAAATTTAGATGACGCTTTAAAAAGATTAAAGAAAATAGCTCCTATGAATTGTAAAAGATTAAAAGGACATAATGTTACACCATGTGTACAAATAGGAGAGTGTACAGATTGTGACATAAAACAAAGAATGTGTAACTATATATCTATAGTAGAGCATGGTGGAAAATTTGATGGAAGATTTAAAGTTATAATAGTAGGAGAAGAGATAGGATTTTAA
- a CDS encoding HAMP domain-containing methyl-accepting chemotaxis protein, with amino-acid sequence MSFFRNVKVKKKFTAVFLAMTIFIGIVGGIGITSLKKVNKNSHAMYAVNLESIYSLMTIRANCLRIMKNMLKLLYENNPNEVPEILNAIENNSKQNIKQINNYCKLPKSNEKEKNLAKGLKYKVEEYNSYCYKLLGLYKKNDIQEAVKLYPDNLLALNAAIEASRAGKAGKGFAVVSDEVRKLAEKSATTVSIIQNIIDKVKCAFDTLSVHSKEVILFMNNVVIKDNNIIIDISEKYNNDGKFIRDMSDDLALMSQTSKNIIGQVAESSNSLAVSMEKSAENSEEILSNINEANKDIKEIHKTAKQQSDLAEKLKGMIQKFKIN; translated from the coding sequence ATGAGCTTTTTTAGAAATGTGAAAGTAAAGAAAAAATTTACTGCAGTATTTTTAGCTATGACTATTTTTATAGGGATAGTTGGAGGAATTGGTATAACGTCGCTTAAAAAGGTAAATAAGAATTCTCATGCAATGTACGCTGTTAATTTAGAATCTATATATAGTCTTATGACTATAAGAGCTAATTGTCTTAGAATTATGAAGAATATGCTAAAACTACTATATGAAAATAACCCTAATGAAGTCCCAGAAATTTTAAATGCAATAGAGAATAATTCAAAACAAAATATTAAACAAATAAATAATTATTGCAAATTACCTAAGTCCAATGAAAAAGAAAAAAACCTAGCAAAAGGGCTAAAGTATAAAGTTGAAGAATATAATTCTTATTGTTATAAGTTATTAGGATTATATAAGAAAAATGATATACAAGAGGCTGTAAAATTGTATCCTGATAATTTATTAGCGTTAAATGCAGCAATTGAAGCATCTAGAGCAGGTAAGGCAGGAAAAGGATTTGCAGTAGTTTCAGATGAAGTGAGAAAGCTTGCAGAGAAGTCAGCTACTACAGTAAGTATAATTCAAAATATTATAGATAAGGTTAAGTGTGCTTTTGATACCCTTTCCGTTCATTCAAAGGAAGTTATACTGTTTATGAATAATGTAGTTATTAAAGATAATAATATCATAATTGACATAAGTGAGAAATATAATAATGATGGAAAGTTTATAAGAGATATGTCTGATGACTTAGCTTTAATGTCTCAAACATCAAAAAATATTATAGGACAAGTAGCGGAATCATCTAATAGTTTAGCTGTTAGTATGGAAAAATCTGCAGAAAACTCTGAAGAAATTTTATCAAATATTAATGAAGCTAATAAAGATATAAAGGAAATTCATAAAACTGCTAAGCAGCAATCAGATTTGGCTGAAAAACTAAAAGGGATGATACAAAAATTTAAAATAAATTAA
- the mgtE gene encoding magnesium transporter gives MKELILDLINKNSYAEARNYLSKMNVVDIAEFMENLDNQKLLIVFRILPKEIASDVFSYVSNELQQYIIESITDKEIKNIIEDLFFDDTMDLVEEMPSNIVNRILINTDEERRKLINQFLNYPEDSAGSIMTIEYVDLRRYMTVKESIAHIRETGIDKRTIHTCYIINENRRLEGVVSIRNLILSEENDIVEDIMETQVIYAHTMDDQEKIAGLFKKYDIVTMPIVDRECRLVGIVTIDDVVDIIEQENTEDIQKMAAMEPSEEEYLKTSVFVLAKNRIVWLLVLMISAIFTGNIIRKFENVLQSVVVLASFIPMLMDTGGNAGSQSSTLIIRGLALGEIKLDDISKVLWKELRVGVIVGIVLSSVNFIRIYYLDKVSIFIALTVCISLFFTVILAKFVGGMLPIIAQKLKVDPAIMASPLITTMVDAVALIIYFSMATTLLGI, from the coding sequence ATGAAAGAATTAATATTAGATTTAATTAATAAAAATAGCTATGCAGAAGCCAGAAATTATCTTTCAAAAATGAATGTAGTAGATATAGCAGAATTTATGGAAAATTTGGACAATCAAAAATTGCTAATAGTATTTAGAATACTTCCAAAAGAAATAGCATCAGATGTATTTTCATATGTATCAAATGAATTACAACAATATATTATCGAATCTATTACAGATAAAGAAATTAAAAACATTATAGAAGATTTGTTTTTTGATGATACTATGGATCTTGTAGAGGAAATGCCATCCAATATAGTTAATAGGATTTTAATAAATACTGATGAAGAAAGAAGAAAACTTATTAATCAATTTTTAAATTATCCAGAAGATTCTGCTGGAAGTATAATGACTATAGAATATGTGGATTTAAGAAGATATATGACGGTAAAAGAGTCTATTGCACATATAAGAGAAACTGGAATAGATAAAAGAACAATTCATACATGTTATATAATTAATGAAAATAGGAGATTAGAGGGTGTTGTATCCATTAGAAATTTAATATTAAGTGAAGAAAATGATATCGTAGAAGATATAATGGAAACACAAGTTATATATGCACATACTATGGATGATCAAGAAAAAATAGCAGGATTATTCAAAAAATATGATATAGTTACTATGCCAATTGTGGATAGAGAATGTAGACTTGTAGGTATTGTTACTATAGATGATGTTGTAGATATTATAGAACAGGAAAATACAGAAGATATTCAAAAGATGGCTGCAATGGAACCATCAGAAGAGGAATATTTAAAAACTAGCGTATTTGTGCTTGCAAAAAATAGAATAGTATGGTTATTAGTACTTATGATATCTGCTATTTTTACTGGGAATATAATAAGAAAATTTGAAAATGTACTTCAGTCTGTAGTTGTATTAGCGTCGTTTATTCCTATGCTAATGGATACTGGTGGAAATGCAGGTTCACAATCTTCAACTCTTATTATTAGAGGACTTGCTTTAGGTGAAATTAAATTAGATGATATATCTAAGGTACTATGGAAAGAATTAAGAGTAGGGGTTATCGTTGGAATAGTTTTGTCTAGCGTAAATTTTATAAGAATATATTATTTAGATAAAGTTAGTATTTTTATAGCATTAACAGTATGTATAAGTTTATTTTTCACTGTGATTTTAGCTAAATTTGTAGGTGGTATGTTACCAATTATTGCACAGAAACTTAAGGTGGATCCTGCAATTATGGCAAGTCCTTTAATAACTACTATGGTGGATGCAGTGGCGTTAATTATATATTTTAGTATGGCCACTACTTTACTTGGAATATAA